CTTTTCTACTGATGCGTAGTTTGAGCTAGTCGGATAGAGACGAGCTTGTGTGTAAGCACCATCAGTAAAGTTACGGATCAATGACTCTTGGTCAGAACCATCGTAGTAAGTCAGCTTGACATCTTCGATCTTCACATTGTCCTTGTCCCAATAGTTTTGGTTTTTAGAGTATTCGATAACAGACTTAGAAGTAAATGACTTTAATACATATGGACCATTGTAGAGGATGCCGGAAGGTTTCACGGTACCAAAATCTTTGCCTTCTTTCTTTAGAAATTCTTCGTTAATTGGGAAGAGAATGCCCATCGTTGTCTTAGAATTCCAATAGCTTTCTGGCTGATTCAGGGTGTATTGGACTGTATAGTCGTCGATTGCCTTGACACCGACAGTAGAGAAATCATTGCTTTCCCCTTTGATATAAGCATCTAATCCCTTGATAGAGTTTTGCACGATTGGTAATGCTTCTGATTTTTCATCTGCAGCGTGCTTGAGTCCTGTTACAAAGTCTTGTGCCTTGACAGCAGCGTACTCTTCACCTTCTGCTGTGTACCATTTAGCGTCCTTACGCAACTTATAAGTATAAGTCAGGCCGTCTTTAGACACAGTCCAGTCTTCAGCCAATGAAAGGATAAGATTCCCATATTGATCATTTTCTAAAAGACCGTCGACCAAATTGGCAATGACATCAGAAGTGGAGGCGCGATTGGAGTTTACATAATCCAATGTATCTGGATCTGTATTATAGACATAAGAATATGTCTTTGCCGAGCTAGTGCTTGACTTGCCACAAGCTGCTAAAAATAGCGCTGATGCTGCAACCAAACCAGTAATAGCCAACCATTTAGATTTTTTCATAAGCAAATCTCCTTCTTTAGATTATGTATTATTATACATCATTTCCAGACAAAAACAAGTCTTATTTAAGAAAATTTTAAATTTCTATGCATTTTTCTTATTTTTATTGAAACAAAGTATAGGAAAATTTCTATGCATTTTCATATATTTTCATAAACATGCAAAAAAATCTTATAAATAGAAGTCTGTTAAATATTTTACAAGGAATCTTGAATAGGTTTGGCAAAAATATCGGCTTTTTTATGTTACAATATACTTACTACTAATCTAGGGGAAAGAAATGAAAAAACTTTTTGTATTCCTACTGCTATTTTTTGGTCTGATTGCCAAGCCTGTTCTGGCAGATGACTATGAAATTGCCGCTAAAAGCGCCATTGCTGTCGATGCAAACTCAGGGAAAATCCTCTATGAAAAGGAGGCTACAAGCCCACTAGAAGTCGGTGCTATTACTAACATTTTGACTGCTTATCTGGTTTACGAGGCCATTGCCGAAGGCAAACTGAGCTTAGAAACTGAAGTTGATATTTCTGATTATGCTTATCATCTGACAGTAAATCCCTCAATTGCAAATCTTCCTCTGGAAGCTCGACGCTACAAGGTAAAGGACTTGCTGAATGCCTCTCTTTTGGCCAGTGCCAACAGCGCCACCATCGCTCTGGCAGAACAAGTTGGTGGAAGTGAGGAAAATTTTGTCAAAATGATGAAAGCAAAACTCAAGGAATGGAATATTTCTGATGCAACCATTGTAAATGCTACTGGTACCGATATTCGTTTATTAGATGGTTCGCTCGAACCTAGCAGTGCTGAGGAAGAGACTACAGAGAATTCTAAAAGCAAGAAAAAACAAGAAACTATCAATAAGTTCAGTGCTTATGATATAGCTGTGATTGCTTCGCATCTGATCAATGACTACCCAGAAGTCCTTGCCACCACTTCCAAACCTCACGTTAATTTTGCTGGAATCCATCTGGAAAATCCCAACTTAATGCTGGAAGGTTTTCCTAGTTTTCGCTCAGGGGTTAAGGGCTTAAAAACAGGTGGTTCTGAGCAGAGTGGCTTATCTTTTGTAGGTGTGACAAGCGAAAAAGGAATGCGATTGATTACAGTTGTATTGGGAGTAGACCAAGAAGAGGATGACCCTACTACCCGCTTTAGCGTTACATCTAGCCTAATGACCTACGTTACACAAAATTTCTCTCCGACAGTCCTAGTCAAAAAAGGGGAAAGATACAACAAGTCCCAAGTAGCTATTAGAGACAGTCGAGATGATAAAGTCGCTGCAGTTGCCAGTGAGGACTTGGTAATCTTAGAACGGATAGCCAATCAGGCTGAACATAAAGTCACCTTTACTCCAAGCTCGAAGGAGCTGCAGGCGCCCTTGAAAAAAGGTAGTGTAGTAGGCACCCTCTCTTATACAGATTCTGAGCCAATCGGCCAGGGCTACATCGAAAACAAGAAAACTTCTGTTTCTATGGTCACAGAAAAAAACATTGAAAAAGCGATTATTTTTAAAGTCTGGTGGAACGACTTTGTCCGCTTCGTCAATGAGAAGTTATAAAAGAAATACCGCGAATCAATTGATTCGCGGTATTTCTATAGTTTGTAAACGTTTAACGTAATCAAAAAAAGTTCTTTGAGGGTTAACTAGCAATCGAGTATTCCACTACTGTTTAACAGGTCCTCTGAATCTTTTAAACACTTTTGCTTAAGCAAAGATTTATTCACAATTAAAAAGAGGCCAAGGCCTCTTTTTATCCAACAGATCCTTCCATTTCATAGCTAATCAAGCGGTTCAGCTCAACAGCGTATTCCATTGGCAGTTCCTTGGTGAAAGGCTCGACAAAGCCCATGACAATCATTTCAGTCGCTTCGGATTCCGACAAGCCACGACTCATGAGATAGTAGAGCTGCTCTTCAGAAATTTTAGAAACTTTAGCTTCATGCTCCAAAGCCACCTGCGAGTTGTGGATTTCATTAAATGGAATGGTGTCTGAGGCAGACAAATCGTCCATGATAATGGTATCACACTCGATATGGCTGACAGATTTCTTAGAATTGCGAGCAAAGGTCACTTGGCCACGGTAGTCTACCTTACCTCCGCCCTTGGCAATGGACTTAGACACAATAGACGAGCTAGTGTGTGGCGCATTGTGAATCATCTTAGCCCCTGTATCCTGGTGTTGGCCAGCATTGGCAAAGGCGATAGAAAGCATAGTTCCACGCGCCCCAGGTCCGTCCAGATAAACAGATGGGTACTTCATGGTTGTTTTGGCACCCAAGTTCCCATCAATCCACTCAACAGTCGCATCTTTCATAGCCCGTGCCCGTTTGGTTACCAAGTTATAGACATTATCAGACCAGTTTTGAATGGTCGTATAACGCATATAAGCTCCATCCAAGGCAAAGATTTCGACAATAGCCGCATGCAAGCTGTTGCTTGAATAAGTTGGCGCTGTACATCCTTCTACGTAGTGGACGCTTGCTCCTTCATCGACGATAATCAAAGTCCGCTCAAACTGACCTGTGTTTTCATTGTTGATACGGAAGTAGGTTTGGAGCGGAATGTCTACCTTAACGCCTTTTGGTACATAGATAAAGGTTCCACCTGACCATACTGCCGAGTTGAGGGCGGCCAACTTGTTATCTGTCGGCGGTACCAACTTAGCAAAATACTGCTTAAACAAGTCTGGATATTCCTTGAGGGCCGAGTCTGTATCTGTGAAGACAATTCCTAGCTTTTGGAACTCTTCCTTCATATTGTGGTAGACCACTTCTGACTCATACTGGGCAGCTGCACCAGCAAGGTAAGCTCGCTCTGCTTCTGGAATCCCGATCCGTTCAAAGGTTTCCTTGATCTTCTCAGGTACTTCATCCCAGCTTCTAGCTGGCTTATCAGAGGCCTTTTGGTAATAAATCAAGTCATCGAAGTCAATCTCAGACAAGTCTGGTCCCCAAGTCTGCATAGGCATTTTCTTGAAGGCCTCGTAGGATTTGAGGCGAAAATCTAGCATCCATTCTGGTTCATCCTTGGCAGCTGACAGCTCACGGATGACCGCTTCATTCAGCCCTTTCCCTGTTGAGAGAATAGGTTCAACATCGTCATGGAAACCAAACTTGTACTCACCGAGATCAATCGGTTTTGGTTCTACTCTTTCTTCTGACATAATTTCCTTTCACATTCTTACTTTTTATCTTCTTCAATCGCTCGCTTGAGGGCATTCCAACCCAAGGTCGCACACTTAATCCGCTGTGGGAATTTGGCAACACCTGCTAAGAAAGCGGCGTCTCCCAGTTCTTTCTGGCGGCTGTCTTCCTGTCCCTGAATCATCTGAGAGAAGACTTCTGCTAACTCCAGCGCCTGCTCTTTTGTCTTTCCAAGCACCGCATCCGTCATCATGCTGGCCGAAGCCGTTGAGATGGTACAGCCGGAATTCACAAAGGCAATATCCTCAATCTGATTTTCAGCATTAAACTTCACAGACAGGCTGATAACATCGCCACAGGTCGGATTATTAAGGACTACCTGTTCCACATCTTCCAGCTTCCCATGATGATGGGGGTGAGCCGAATGGTCGGTCACAACCGCCTTGTAAAGACTGTCTAACTTAGAAAGCGCCATTGAAAAACTCCTTTGTCTTTTCTAAAGCATCTACCAGCTTGTCACAATCCGCATAGTTATTGTAGATGTAAAAGCTGGCCCGCACAGTCGCTGGTACCTGCAGATAGCTGAGCAGGGGCTGGGCACAATGGTGACCCGCCCGAACAGCTACTCCTTCGTAGTCCAGAGCCGTCGCGACATCATGCGGATGAAGACCATCCAGATTAAAGGCAATCACGCCTGAGCGCTGGGCCAAGTCCTGAGAACCATAAATGGTCAAGCCTTCTACTGCCTTCAACTTAGGAAATACATAGGCAATCAGGTCCTGTTCATGCTGAGCAATGGCATCCATACCCAAGTCTTCCAAATATTCAATGGCTGCTGCAAGACCGATTGCTCCTGCCATATTCGGCGTTCCGGCCTCAAACTTCCAAGGAAGCTCCTTCCATGTCGCCTCCTGCTCATAGACAAAATCAATCATTTCGCCGCCAAACTCGACTGGTGACATCTGCTCTAGCAGTTCTTCCTTACCATAGAGGACCCCGATACCAGTCGGGCCTGCCATCTTATGCCCAGAAAAGGCGAAGAAGTCCACATCCAAATCCTGTACATCAATCTTCATGTGCGGAATGGATTGAGCTCCATCCACCACCAAAAGCGCTCCTTGCTGACGAACCAACTGGGCAATTTCCTTGATGGGATTGATGATACCGAGAACATTAGAAGCATGAGCCAGAGAGACAAACTTGGTCCTCTCATTGAGCTTGGCACGGAAATCCTCCATATCCAGAGCACCATCTTTGAGATAGACATAGACCAACTTGGCTCCAGTCTTCCTACAAGCTTCCTGCCAAGGAATGACATTGGAATGATGCTCCATGATAGAAATCATCACTTCGTCACCAGGCTGCAACCTTTCAGCCGCAAATTGAGCCACCCAATTGAGACTCGTCGTGGTCCCTCGTGTAAAGAGGACTTCTTTGCTAGAAGCTGCATTGATAAAAGGACGAACTCTTTCTCTGGCTGCTTCATAGGCTGCTGTCGCTCGCTCGGCTAGTGTATGCACACCACGGTGGACGTTGGCATTGTCTCTAAGATAGTAGTTCTCGATAGCCGCCAGCACCTGCTTGGGTTTCTGGGTTGTCGCCGCATTGTCCAAATAAACCAAAGGTTCATCATTGACAATTTGGCCCAAAATGGGAAAATCTTGCTTGATTGCTTCTGCATTAAATCCAGACATGAAGACTCCTATCTACTTATACGGGACAAGGCCCAGCTTTTTATCTTTTTGCGAGAATAATATCGATATTTTCAATCATTTCATCACGGACTTCCTTGACAGGGATTTCCACAATCACTGAACCTAAGAAGCCGCGCACGACCAAGCGCTCAGCTGTCGCCTTATCAAGACCCCGACTCATGAGGTAGTACATATCTTCTGGATCCACCTGGCCGATAGAAGCCGCGTGACCAGCCGTCACATCGTTCTCATCAATCAAGAGGATGGGATTAGCATCTGAGCGCGCTTGGTCAGACAGCATGAGAACTCGGCTTTCCTGCTGGGCATCTGCTCCCTTAGCCCCCTTGATAATATGACCGATACCATTGAAAGTCAAGGTCCCTTTTTCCAGAATAACCCCGTGCTGCAGGATATTTCCGATAGAGTTGCAGCCATAGTTGGTTACGCGGGTGTCAATTCCCTGAACTTGCTTGCCGCTAGAGAGAGCCACCACTTTCATATCCGCATGGCTGCCGTTTCCATAGAGGTCACTATCAAAGTCAGCCACGACATTGCCTTCGTTCATAACGCCGATGGCCCAGTCAATCATAGCATCATTATCCAGCTTGCCACGGCGGCTGATATAGGCTGTGACATTTTCGCCTAGGCGGTCAATGGCTGAAAACTTAATCTGAGCTCCAGCTTGGGCAATGACTTCGACGGTGATATTAGCTGTTGTCGGAACAGTCCCTTGGCCATAAGTCTCCAAGCGTTCCAAGTAGTTAACCTTGGAGTGCTTGCCCGCGATAATCAAAATATGCTTGTTAAAAGGAACATCGCTTTCGCTGTCCTGATAAAAAATTCCTTCAATTGGCTGGTCAATCTCAACATTGTCCGGCACATAAAGCACCGCACCGCTGTTGAAATAAGCCGTGTGATAAGCTGCCAATTTGTCCTCGTCATACTTAACCGCGGACATGAAATACTGCTCCACCAGCACTGGAATTTCTTCCAAAGCAGAGTGGAAATCAGTGAAGACCACACCTTGCTCGGCCAAATCTGCTGGCAGCTGCTCAAGGACCGTTTGAGTTCCCATTTGGATAAACTTGAGATTGTCTCCGAGAGCCGTGAAATCTGGCACACTGGTCAAAGGCTCGCTGTCGCTAATACGGCCGTCACCCAGATTCCAGCGGTGAAATTTGACCCGCTCAATGACTGGCAAGTCCAGTTGATCAATTTGGTCAAAAGCCTGCTGACGGAGATCAGCCAACCATACTGGTTCTGCGTGAAGCTGTGAAAATTCGTGAATCAATTCTTTTGTCATGTCATTCTCCTATCTTTTATCAAAGTCAAAAGAATGTTTGACTAAACTTCTTCAGTATAGTTGAAGCCCAACTCTTCAGCCAATTTGGCATAGCCTTCTTTTTCCAAGCGAACTGCCAATTCTGGACCGCCAGAAAGAACAACTTTCCCCTCCATCATGACATGAACTACGTCTGGAGTGATATAGTTGAGCAGACGTTGGTAGTGGGTGATGATCATAGCACCAAATCCCTCTCCACGCATAGCATTGACCCCTTTAGACACGACCTTGAGAGCGTCGATATCCAGACCTGAGTCAATCTCATCCAAAAGCGCAAAAGTTGGCTCTAACATAAGCAACTGCAAGATTTCATTACGTTTTTTCTCACCACCTGAGAAGCCTTCATTGAGGTAGCGCTCAGCCATTTCTTCCTTCATGTTGAGCAATTCCATCTTTTCATCTAGTTTCGTGATGAAGTCACGGACAGAGATCTTTTCATCGTCTTCCTTGCCAGCATTCATGGCCGCACGGAGAAACTCTGCATTAGTAATGCCAGGAATTTCACTAGGATACTGCATTGCAAGAAAGAGTCCCATACGAGCCCGTTCATCCACTTCTAGCTCCAAGATATTAACCCCATCAAAAAGCACCTCTCCTTGAGTTACTTCGTAGTTAGGATTACCCATAATGGCTGCAGACAAGGTAGATTTCCCTGTTCCATTTGGACCCATGATGGCTGCAATCTCTCCCGTTTTCAGAGTAAGATTTACCCCTTTGAGAATTTTTTTCCCTTCAATTTCAACATGAAGGTCTTTGATTTCCAATACAGACATGATTATTTTCCTTTCCTTTTTGGCAATTTATGCTTTCTTTAGTATATCAAAAAAAGCCCAAAAGGCTTTTATTTTGTTTAGAACTATTCTTGTTTGTGGCTCTTTTGATGCTTTTTCTGTCGAACTTCTTCTCGATAAGAAGAGTTCCCGATAAAACGTAAAATATTGAGCAAGGGCGTCCTTTGTGGACCCAGGACACCTATTAGTTCTACCAAGAGTTCTACTCCCAGCAGAAGACCAATTACGAGGAGGAGTCCTCCGATGCGGCTCGATACATTTAGCAGGAGGGAAATCATCGAGAAAATCATCGAAATGCCATAGATAACCAGAACTGTTCCCCGATGTGTCAGCCCCAAGGACAAGAGCCTATGGTGAAGGTGATGACGGTCAGGCTGGTAAAATTTCTGACCTGACAAAGTCCGACGAACGATTGCTAAAAAAGTATCGGTAATTGGCACACCCAAGATAATCATAGGTGTGACAATCGCTACTGCCGTTGCATTCTTCAAGCCTTGCAGAGACAGGACCGAAATCATAAAACCGATGAAAAGAGCGCCCGTATCCCCGCCATATATGATGGCTGGATGATAATTGTAAGGAAAGAAGCCAGCAATGGAGGCCACTAAAACCAAGATGGTCAGGGTCAGGAATAAATTATGACCCGGCAAGAAAAAGTAGGAAACAATGCCCATGGTCAGCAAGGAAATAATGGAGACTCCGCTGACAAGGCCATCCAAACCGTCCATGAGATTGACCGCATTGGTAATGGAGACAATCCAGAGAATAGTCAAAATGAAAGATAGCCATGGTGGGAAAAAGAGATGGGGACCTCCAAAAGGAATCTTAAAATCATCCAAGCGGAAATCCGTCAGCCACCAAATTAAACAGGCAGCCAGCACAATTCCCCCTAGCTTCAGCAGAGGACTTAATTCTTTAATATCGTCGATAAGACCCGTCAAGGCTACAATCAAGCCTCCTAGCACTACTGGCCAAATATAATCAAAATAAGTTTGTTCAAAGAAAGTGACGCTAACAATCTGCGGCATGAAGACCAAAGTCGCCACGGTAAAAGCCGTCACAACCGCTAGTCCGCCTGCACTCGGCATGGGCTTTTTATTGATTCGTCGAGCATTAGGATAGTCGACTGCATCCATTTTAAAAGCCAAGAGCCGAACTAGGGGAGTCAGCAAAACTCCGACAAAAAACGTCGCTAGCAACACCAAAATGAACTTTAAGGGAAAAGCAATCATACGCATTCAACCTTTTGCAATTGTTGGATGGCTTCTGTCACCAAAAGCAGACGTCCGTGTTCTTGCAGGACAGCACGAGTAATATCTGTATCCTCAGCAAATTCCCGCATTTTAGCCAGTAACCAAGCTGGATAGAGCTCCGGTTGCTCTTCCAAATCTACCAAAATAGTCAGGTAGTAGGCAGAGTCATATTTATAGAGTTCTGACAGGTCTATCGGATAGTCAACCGTTTTGGCGAAAGAAACTACGCTGCGCAGGTCAGTAAAAGATAGAATATAATAGACATACCGGTCTAGATTCTCTTCTTCCTTCTCTTCTGAAGAATCTGCAGAATCCTCCTGATCAGCCTCTGCTTCCTCTAAAGATTTAACCGCCTCGAGATCATCCTTACTCTTTTCAAAGATATTTTTTTCCAAAGTCTTTAAAAATTCATCTGGAGACATCTGGCTGAGCTCATCCAGATCTGGTAGATTGCCCAAATCTTCAAAATTCAAATTCTTATCAATCTTGGATCTTGTTACAAAGACATCCAGCTTGTCTGGCTTAGGCGTCACCCGAAAGCTCAGCATCCCACTATCTAAGAAACTTTCCGGCATTTCCAGCTCATCCAAGATTGTATAGAAAAATTCTTCTGTTTTTTCTTGGGGAACTAGGAAATCTGCAATTTCCATGCCGTGTTCTTCTAAATCTTCCAATTGGATGGTGATTTTAATCGTCGAATCATTAATCTGTTTCACTTCCATCTCATCAACCTCATACTTTCATAGTTTTCTATTATACTAAATTCTAAACTTATTTCAAAAAATAACGAGTCAAATAAGAAAAGAGAGTGGGACAGAAATCGGTAATTCGTTAGAATTCGATTTCGTCGTCCCACCTCCGCACAGTTGAGTAGGGCTATAAAAGCTGATGAAGTCAGCGTAGTAGAGCCCACTCAACCACTGCGTCTTGCTCGACAATCCAAAGACAATTGAGAGGCTAGGACTTTTGTCCCAGCCTCTTGATTAGCCAATAATAACCTTGATCAGACCGTAAACCAACAACAGAGCTCCGAGGCCGATCCGATATTTACCAAAGATTGTAAAGTCATGGTTCTTGACATAGTCTGTCAGGAAGCGAATCACATAAAGACTGACCCCGAAAGCCACTCCCATAGCTACCAATAAAAGGAATAATTGGTCGAAGCCTAAAGAATTGCCCTTGATGATAAATTTCAGGATTTTTAGCCCACTTGCGCCAAACATGATTGGAATCCCCAAGTAGAAAGTAAACTCTGTCACAACAGATCGACTGACACCATTCAAGAGACCACCGACAATGGTCGCACCTGAACGGCTGGTTCCCGGAAAGAGGGACAAGACTTGGAAAAGACCAATATAAAGAGCTGTTTGATAAGGAAGTCTACTCAATTCTGTAACAGTCGGTTCCACCTGCTCACGTTTTTCCAAATAGATAAAGGCAACCCCGTAGATAATCAGCATGATTGCAACGGATACCAGATTATAAAAATGCGCTTCAAACCAATCGTCTAGGAAAAGGCCGATGATTGCAGCTGGCAAAGCAGCAACGACTACCTTGGCCCAGAGCTGCCATGTCAGCTGAATCTGACGAGCTGTTTTTCCTGGTTTAAAAGGATTAAGCTTATCAAAATAAATCACCACGACTGCTAAGATAGCTCCCAGCTGAATGACAACATTAAACATTTCCATAAAGGCTGGATTTTCATTTTTATACTTAATAAAATCTTGAATCAGAATCAAGTGGCCGGTACTCGAAATCGGTAGCCACTCGGTAATCCCCTCAACGATCCCATAAATAATAGACTTTAAAATTTCAACAATAAACATATCTAACTCCTAAAACAACTTTAACGTTTATTATACCACATTTCG
This genomic window from Streptococcus cristatus AS 1.3089 contains:
- the pbp3 gene encoding D-alanyl-D-alanine carboxypeptidase PBP3 — its product is MKKLFVFLLLFFGLIAKPVLADDYEIAAKSAIAVDANSGKILYEKEATSPLEVGAITNILTAYLVYEAIAEGKLSLETEVDISDYAYHLTVNPSIANLPLEARRYKVKDLLNASLLASANSATIALAEQVGGSEENFVKMMKAKLKEWNISDATIVNATGTDIRLLDGSLEPSSAEEETTENSKSKKKQETINKFSAYDIAVIASHLINDYPEVLATTSKPHVNFAGIHLENPNLMLEGFPSFRSGVKGLKTGGSEQSGLSFVGVTSEKGMRLITVVLGVDQEEDDPTTRFSVTSSLMTYVTQNFSPTVLVKKGERYNKSQVAIRDSRDDKVAAVASEDLVILERIANQAEHKVTFTPSSKELQAPLKKGSVVGTLSYTDSEPIGQGYIENKKTSVSMVTEKNIEKAIIFKVWWNDFVRFVNEKL
- the sufU gene encoding Fe-S cluster assembly sulfur transfer protein SufU gives rise to the protein MALSKLDSLYKAVVTDHSAHPHHHGKLEDVEQVVLNNPTCGDVISLSVKFNAENQIEDIAFVNSGCTISTASASMMTDAVLGKTKEQALELAEVFSQMIQGQEDSRQKELGDAAFLAGVAKFPQRIKCATLGWNALKRAIEEDKK
- the sufD gene encoding Fe-S cluster assembly protein SufD — protein: MTKELIHEFSQLHAEPVWLADLRQQAFDQIDQLDLPVIERVKFHRWNLGDGRISDSEPLTSVPDFTALGDNLKFIQMGTQTVLEQLPADLAEQGVVFTDFHSALEEIPVLVEQYFMSAVKYDEDKLAAYHTAYFNSGAVLYVPDNVEIDQPIEGIFYQDSESDVPFNKHILIIAGKHSKVNYLERLETYGQGTVPTTANITVEVIAQAGAQIKFSAIDRLGENVTAYISRRGKLDNDAMIDWAIGVMNEGNVVADFDSDLYGNGSHADMKVVALSSGKQVQGIDTRVTNYGCNSIGNILQHGVILEKGTLTFNGIGHIIKGAKGADAQQESRVLMLSDQARSDANPILLIDENDVTAGHAASIGQVDPEDMYYLMSRGLDKATAERLVVRGFLGSVIVEIPVKEVRDEMIENIDIILAKR
- the mecA gene encoding adaptor protein MecA — encoded protein: MEVKQINDSTIKITIQLEDLEEHGMEIADFLVPQEKTEEFFYTILDELEMPESFLDSGMLSFRVTPKPDKLDVFVTRSKIDKNLNFEDLGNLPDLDELSQMSPDEFLKTLEKNIFEKSKDDLEAVKSLEEAEADQEDSADSSEEKEEENLDRYVYYILSFTDLRSVVSFAKTVDYPIDLSELYKYDSAYYLTILVDLEEQPELYPAWLLAKMREFAEDTDITRAVLQEHGRLLLVTEAIQQLQKVECV
- the sufB gene encoding Fe-S cluster assembly protein SufB; the protein is MSEERVEPKPIDLGEYKFGFHDDVEPILSTGKGLNEAVIRELSAAKDEPEWMLDFRLKSYEAFKKMPMQTWGPDLSEIDFDDLIYYQKASDKPARSWDEVPEKIKETFERIGIPEAERAYLAGAAAQYESEVVYHNMKEEFQKLGIVFTDTDSALKEYPDLFKQYFAKLVPPTDNKLAALNSAVWSGGTFIYVPKGVKVDIPLQTYFRINNENTGQFERTLIIVDEGASVHYVEGCTAPTYSSNSLHAAIVEIFALDGAYMRYTTIQNWSDNVYNLVTKRARAMKDATVEWIDGNLGAKTTMKYPSVYLDGPGARGTMLSIAFANAGQHQDTGAKMIHNAPHTSSSIVSKSIAKGGGKVDYRGQVTFARNSKKSVSHIECDTIIMDDLSASDTIPFNEIHNSQVALEHEAKVSKISEEQLYYLMSRGLSESEATEMIVMGFVEPFTKELPMEYAVELNRLISYEMEGSVG
- the sufC gene encoding Fe-S cluster assembly ATPase SufC — encoded protein: MSVLEIKDLHVEIEGKKILKGVNLTLKTGEIAAIMGPNGTGKSTLSAAIMGNPNYEVTQGEVLFDGVNILELEVDERARMGLFLAMQYPSEIPGITNAEFLRAAMNAGKEDDEKISVRDFITKLDEKMELLNMKEEMAERYLNEGFSGGEKKRNEILQLLMLEPTFALLDEIDSGLDIDALKVVSKGVNAMRGEGFGAMIITHYQRLLNYITPDVVHVMMEGKVVLSGGPELAVRLEKEGYAKLAEELGFNYTEEV
- a CDS encoding cysteine desulfurase, whose translation is MSGFNAEAIKQDFPILGQIVNDEPLVYLDNAATTQKPKQVLAAIENYYLRDNANVHRGVHTLAERATAAYEAARERVRPFINAASSKEVLFTRGTTTSLNWVAQFAAERLQPGDEVMISIMEHHSNVIPWQEACRKTGAKLVYVYLKDGALDMEDFRAKLNERTKFVSLAHASNVLGIINPIKEIAQLVRQQGALLVVDGAQSIPHMKIDVQDLDVDFFAFSGHKMAGPTGIGVLYGKEELLEQMSPVEFGGEMIDFVYEQEATWKELPWKFEAGTPNMAGAIGLAAAIEYLEDLGMDAIAQHEQDLIAYVFPKLKAVEGLTIYGSQDLAQRSGVIAFNLDGLHPHDVATALDYEGVAVRAGHHCAQPLLSYLQVPATVRASFYIYNNYADCDKLVDALEKTKEFFNGAF
- a CDS encoding glycosyltransferase family 4 protein; protein product: MRMIAFPLKFILVLLATFFVGVLLTPLVRLLAFKMDAVDYPNARRINKKPMPSAGGLAVVTAFTVATLVFMPQIVSVTFFEQTYFDYIWPVVLGGLIVALTGLIDDIKELSPLLKLGGIVLAACLIWWLTDFRLDDFKIPFGGPHLFFPPWLSFILTILWIVSITNAVNLMDGLDGLVSGVSIISLLTMGIVSYFFLPGHNLFLTLTILVLVASIAGFFPYNYHPAIIYGGDTGALFIGFMISVLSLQGLKNATAVAIVTPMIILGVPITDTFLAIVRRTLSGQKFYQPDRHHLHHRLLSLGLTHRGTVLVIYGISMIFSMISLLLNVSSRIGGLLLVIGLLLGVELLVELIGVLGPQRTPLLNILRFIGNSSYREEVRQKKHQKSHKQE
- a CDS encoding undecaprenyl-diphosphate phosphatase, with product MFIVEILKSIIYGIVEGITEWLPISSTGHLILIQDFIKYKNENPAFMEMFNVVIQLGAILAVVVIYFDKLNPFKPGKTARQIQLTWQLWAKVVVAALPAAIIGLFLDDWFEAHFYNLVSVAIMLIIYGVAFIYLEKREQVEPTVTELSRLPYQTALYIGLFQVLSLFPGTSRSGATIVGGLLNGVSRSVVTEFTFYLGIPIMFGASGLKILKFIIKGNSLGFDQLFLLLVAMGVAFGVSLYVIRFLTDYVKNHDFTIFGKYRIGLGALLLVYGLIKVIIG